The following coding sequences are from one Candidatus Bathyarchaeota archaeon window:
- a CDS encoding 50S ribosomal protein L11 — protein sequence MVEKKIVEAIVGGGQANAGPPLGPALGPLGINIMAVVNKINELTKDYAGMKVPVKISVNPEDKSFEVTVGTPTASALLVSELGIEKGSGTPHSEKAGDISVEQIVKIAKIKQPQMLASTLTSAAKEIMGTCVSMGVTVEGKDPREVQKEVDEGKHDALLKSE from the coding sequence ATGGTTGAAAAGAAAATCGTAGAAGCCATTGTAGGCGGCGGACAAGCCAATGCTGGCCCCCCATTAGGTCCCGCACTTGGACCTTTAGGCATTAACATCATGGCTGTTGTAAACAAGATCAACGAACTTACCAAAGACTACGCTGGAATGAAGGTTCCCGTAAAAATATCTGTCAACCCCGAAGACAAATCCTTCGAGGTTACCGTTGGAACCCCCACGGCTTCTGCTTTGCTTGTTAGTGAACTGGGCATTGAGAAAGGCTCTGGCACGCCTCACTCTGAGAAAGCTGGTGATATATCTGTTGAGCAGATAGTTAAAATCGCCAAGATCAAACAGCCCCAAATGCTGGCAAGCACCCTTACAAGCGCAGCCAAAGAAATCATGGGAACCTGCGTAAGCATGGGCGTTACCGTTGAAGGCAAAGACCCCCGCGAAGTCCAAAAAGAAGTCGACGAAGGCAAACATGACGCCTTATTAAAGAGTGAATGA
- a CDS encoding 50S ribosomal protein L1 translates to MPLDKKTLLDAVKEAKANSGERKFSQTIDLVLNIKEIDMKSPEGKIQAMVELPHATSKPNKICIVASGELALNARRANADKVIERADLEALSGKKKELRKIGNSYDVFISEAPLMPLVGKLLGPVLGPRGKMPIPIPPSADIVPVIEKNRKTVMVRMRNQPVIQCAVGTADQSDDDVAENALAVMRFLDGKLKRGLKNVELVFLKTSMGTPVKIKP, encoded by the coding sequence ATGCCCTTAGACAAGAAGACCCTGTTAGATGCAGTGAAAGAAGCAAAGGCTAACTCTGGCGAGAGGAAATTCAGCCAAACCATAGACCTGGTTCTAAACATCAAAGAAATCGACATGAAATCTCCCGAAGGCAAAATCCAAGCCATGGTCGAGCTTCCCCACGCCACATCCAAACCCAACAAAATCTGCATCGTAGCATCAGGGGAATTAGCATTAAACGCTAGGCGAGCAAACGCTGACAAAGTTATCGAACGCGCCGACCTAGAAGCATTATCTGGCAAAAAGAAGGAACTGCGCAAAATCGGCAACTCTTACGATGTCTTCATATCAGAAGCGCCGTTGATGCCGCTGGTCGGTAAACTTTTGGGTCCAGTTTTGGGTCCAAGAGGTAAAATGCCCATCCCCATACCGCCAAGCGCTGACATCGTACCCGTTATCGAAAAGAACCGCAAAACCGTCATGGTTCGTATGCGTAACCAACCCGTTATCCAATGCGCCGTTGGTACTGCAGACCAATCCGACGATGATGTAGCCGAAAACGCGCTGGCTGTCATGCGTTTCTTGGATGGCAAGCTTAAACGTGGACTTAAAAACGTTGAACTTGTATTCCTAAAAACCAGCATGGGCACACCTGTTAAAATTAAACCGTAA
- a CDS encoding glycosyltransferase family 2 protein, translating to MIKEINQTLNVAAISSQSLVVAGIPAFNEEKTIARVVMDAQKYVDAVVVCDDGSTDLTAEIAERLGADVVRHKQNSGYGAALKSLFKRARELNADVLVTLDSDGQHDARQIPKLVKPIENGVADVVLGSRFLDEAGTADMPLYRQLGVKLITKLTKTGKNSISDAQSGFRAYGKQALNFLPVSESGMSASIQLLRNVDRSGFKVCEVPITCKYSETVGVKTSTENPITHGLSLIMSIVKLVVEDKPLPLLGIPGIVSLMLGALFGVWLMNLYAATHQIVTNVALASIAFILIGFFLLSTAITLYAITRLSEKRSGA from the coding sequence TTGATTAAAGAAATTAATCAGACCTTAAATGTTGCTGCTATTTCTTCTCAGTCGCTGGTAGTTGCTGGAATTCCCGCTTTCAATGAAGAAAAGACGATTGCACGTGTTGTCATGGATGCCCAAAAATATGTCGACGCTGTTGTTGTCTGTGATGATGGTTCAACAGATTTAACTGCCGAAATCGCCGAACGCTTAGGTGCAGATGTAGTACGTCACAAACAAAATTCTGGTTATGGCGCTGCGCTTAAAAGCTTGTTTAAACGTGCGCGGGAACTAAACGCCGATGTGCTTGTTACCTTGGATTCTGATGGTCAACACGACGCAAGACAGATTCCAAAGCTGGTAAAGCCTATTGAAAATGGCGTTGCAGATGTTGTTCTGGGTAGCCGATTCTTAGATGAAGCTGGTACTGCTGATATGCCTCTTTACCGGCAACTTGGCGTAAAACTTATAACAAAACTAACTAAAACTGGCAAAAACAGTATAAGTGATGCCCAAAGCGGGTTCAGAGCATACGGTAAACAAGCATTAAACTTTTTACCCGTATCTGAATCTGGCATGAGCGCTAGCATACAGTTGTTACGCAATGTCGACAGAAGCGGCTTCAAAGTTTGTGAAGTTCCAATTACCTGTAAATATTCTGAAACAGTCGGAGTGAAAACTTCAACTGAAAACCCTATTACACATGGCCTTAGTCTTATTATGTCCATAGTCAAACTGGTAGTTGAGGATAAACCCTTACCTCTTCTGGGAATACCTGGGATAGTGTCCTTAATGTTAGGTGCCCTATTTGGTGTTTGGTTGATGAATCTCTATGCAGCAACCCACCAAATTGTCACAAACGTTGCTTTAGCATCAATTGCTTTCATTTTAATTGGTTTTTTCCTGTTATCTACGGCAATTACTCTTTATGCGATAACACGGCTATCTGAAAAAAGGTCTGGTGCTTGA
- a CDS encoding CPBP family intramembrane metalloprotease, with product MKPIKSDLHMFSDIKPLPKKRYIAGVIAIFAAVYSQYFLPLGAVLGYLVVYGVPIAVVTLLFGKPLLERAAKNNKTAAKLGLGLFGALTVVGLFFSVLILAVMLIFDPEVINVLQQPNPVLDVSPTAAWVLIAVSLLVIGPAEEYLFRGFMYGGLLSISKGRYWFPLALLSSFLFAVVHAYYAVTYGAASIIQFVTLICFGIAMAITYYWSKGNILIPALLHGLYDAAGFLGVATTNEIGLAARLVLIAVGVVFAAVYLPKKLKLKIFGSEPAKEPSSL from the coding sequence GTGAAACCTATCAAGAGCGACCTGCACATGTTTTCAGACATCAAACCCTTACCCAAAAAACGGTACATAGCTGGAGTCATTGCCATATTCGCGGCTGTGTATTCGCAGTATTTTTTACCGTTGGGTGCTGTACTGGGTTATCTTGTAGTGTATGGCGTACCCATAGCGGTTGTTACCCTCTTGTTTGGCAAGCCTCTTTTGGAACGTGCCGCTAAAAACAATAAAACCGCCGCTAAACTTGGCTTGGGCTTATTTGGAGCCTTAACCGTGGTTGGCTTGTTTTTTTCTGTTTTAATCTTGGCGGTCATGCTGATTTTTGACCCTGAGGTAATCAACGTTTTGCAGCAGCCTAACCCCGTTCTTGACGTTTCCCCAACGGCGGCTTGGGTGCTCATAGCGGTTTCCCTGCTCGTTATTGGTCCTGCCGAAGAATACCTTTTCCGCGGTTTCATGTACGGCGGCTTGCTAAGCATATCCAAAGGTCGCTACTGGTTCCCCTTAGCCTTGCTCTCCAGCTTCCTCTTTGCTGTCGTGCACGCCTACTACGCTGTCACCTACGGAGCCGCCAGCATCATCCAGTTCGTAACCCTCATCTGCTTTGGCATCGCCATGGCCATAACCTACTACTGGTCAAAAGGAAACATACTCATCCCTGCACTCCTGCACGGTTTGTACGACGCTGCGGGCTTTCTTGGAGTAGCCACTACAAATGAGATTGGTTTGGCTGCCCGTTTGGTTTTGATAGCAGTGGGCGTGGTCTTCGCGGCAGTGTATCTGCCTAAAAAACTCAAGTTGAAAATTTTTGGCTCTGAACCTGCCAAAGAGCCTTCTTCTTTATAG
- a CDS encoding TIGR03560 family F420-dependent LLM class oxidoreductase translates to MFLPFYALQNGKDKSESLFDRVCSVVLECERLGYDSIWLDDHLMYGQMPLLECWTALSALACRTKRIRLGTMVMSAAFRNPAVLAKMAATLDVISNGRLEVGLGAGVQQEEHEAYGFSFPKPSIRVSRLKESVEILKALWSTNKTSYHGDHYQITGAVCQPKPLQKPHPPIIIGGAGEKQTLKVTAQHADRFDFGYVPTMELYLHKLEVLKSHCNDVGRSYADIEKSCWPAGQFLLAENQKGVDKKAKQYRPQGVSQKDFEGYSFLGTPERCLEPLQSYLDLGVTHFMLFFGDLPCTESLQLLAHAINKI, encoded by the coding sequence GTGTTTCTTCCTTTTTATGCACTGCAAAACGGCAAGGACAAGTCAGAGTCGCTTTTTGACCGTGTTTGCTCTGTTGTGTTGGAGTGTGAACGGTTAGGATATGATTCGATTTGGCTTGATGACCATTTGATGTATGGGCAGATGCCTTTGCTGGAGTGCTGGACTGCCCTGTCGGCGCTTGCCTGCCGAACCAAACGCATACGGCTTGGAACCATGGTCATGTCCGCCGCGTTTAGAAACCCCGCCGTTTTAGCGAAAATGGCTGCAACTCTTGATGTCATATCAAACGGGCGCTTGGAAGTAGGTTTAGGGGCGGGAGTACAGCAAGAAGAGCATGAAGCCTACGGTTTCTCGTTTCCCAAACCCAGCATCCGCGTCAGCCGACTAAAAGAATCCGTGGAAATCCTCAAAGCACTTTGGAGCACAAACAAAACAAGTTACCACGGCGACCACTACCAAATAACAGGTGCTGTCTGCCAACCTAAACCCTTGCAAAAGCCCCACCCCCCAATAATCATAGGCGGCGCAGGCGAGAAGCAGACCCTAAAAGTTACGGCGCAGCATGCGGACAGGTTTGATTTTGGTTACGTTCCGACCATGGAGTTGTACCTGCATAAACTTGAGGTTCTAAAAAGCCACTGCAATGATGTGGGCAGAAGCTACGCGGATATTGAGAAGTCTTGTTGGCCTGCTGGGCAGTTTCTTTTAGCCGAAAACCAAAAAGGTGTCGACAAGAAAGCCAAACAATACCGTCCACAGGGCGTTAGCCAAAAAGATTTTGAAGGCTATAGTTTTTTGGGTACGCCTGAGCGTTGCCTTGAGCCCCTTCAGAGTTACTTGGATTTGGGTGTTACGCATTTTATGCTGTTTTTTGGCGACCTCCCCTGCACAGAGAGCCTGCAACTATTAGCCCACGCCATAAACAAAATCTAA
- a CDS encoding protein translocase SEC61 complex subunit gamma, translated as MGIKSWLTQASRTLKLSSKPDKEELWLSVKISFLGIGAIGLIGFVIKLIAFVIQ; from the coding sequence ATGGGAATTAAATCTTGGTTAACTCAGGCTTCAAGGACTTTAAAGTTGTCCTCTAAGCCAGACAAGGAAGAGCTATGGCTGTCTGTTAAAATTAGCTTCCTAGGCATTGGTGCGATAGGCTTAATCGGCTTTGTCATCAAGCTCATAGCTTTCGTCATACAATAA
- a CDS encoding glycosyltransferase family 2 protein yields MIGFVDLVLICVFAVVYLWIFYNLPILATGVRNTWKCRKNQKQAVLDSSSFPSFSIVVPVKNEAKLVGRLFDAIKKLDYPKDKIEVLLAEDGSTDSTLDVCNEFARSYGNVTVLQRLVSSGKPSALNHGLKHAKGDIVAVFDADNVPATDALLNAAHYFKDPNVAAVQGRTLSINSQENMLTQFISYEEAIWCEAYLRGKDALGLFVHLKGSCQFLRRETLNNLSGFDENILSEDMEISARLTENGYSIRYGGDVCSWQESPSGLKTLFKQRTRWFRGTMEVAFKYGRLMKAPNLKRLDAEVTLFGPFILIASLFSYLGGSGFFFATFPFNVIWQSFMYFSLAATTFTMLLAGAAMIYVSRPKGIKNLLWLPFIFAYWCLQGFIALYAGLLMLLRRPNKWVKTEKSGTVDDLAFSLSIEQEPQLYA; encoded by the coding sequence ATGATTGGGTTTGTAGATCTAGTTTTAATATGCGTCTTTGCAGTTGTCTACTTGTGGATATTCTATAATTTGCCCATTCTTGCAACGGGTGTAAGAAACACTTGGAAATGCCGAAAAAATCAAAAGCAGGCAGTTTTGGATTCTTCATCTTTTCCTTCTTTCTCTATTGTTGTTCCTGTTAAAAACGAAGCCAAACTGGTGGGTCGGCTCTTTGACGCCATTAAAAAACTGGATTACCCAAAAGATAAGATAGAAGTGTTGCTTGCTGAGGACGGTTCAACGGACTCTACCTTGGATGTTTGTAACGAGTTTGCACGTAGCTACGGCAACGTTACTGTTTTGCAGCGTTTGGTTTCCAGCGGCAAGCCTTCTGCTTTGAATCATGGTCTAAAACATGCCAAAGGCGACATAGTTGCCGTCTTTGACGCAGACAACGTCCCCGCAACAGACGCTTTACTTAATGCTGCACATTACTTCAAGGACCCAAACGTGGCAGCAGTCCAAGGTAGAACCCTATCAATTAACTCCCAAGAAAACATGCTAACCCAATTCATATCCTACGAAGAAGCAATCTGGTGCGAAGCTTACCTGCGCGGAAAAGACGCATTAGGCCTGTTTGTTCACCTAAAAGGTAGCTGCCAGTTCCTGCGACGCGAAACCTTAAACAATCTTTCTGGATTTGACGAAAACATATTATCCGAAGACATGGAAATCAGTGCGCGTCTTACAGAAAACGGCTACAGCATCCGATACGGCGGCGATGTGTGTTCTTGGCAAGAAAGCCCTTCAGGTCTAAAGACGCTCTTTAAGCAGCGTACACGCTGGTTTAGAGGCACAATGGAAGTTGCTTTCAAATACGGTCGCCTCATGAAAGCGCCAAACCTGAAAAGGCTAGATGCTGAAGTAACCTTATTTGGACCTTTCATCCTGATTGCTTCTTTGTTCTCTTATCTTGGCGGGTCAGGCTTTTTCTTCGCAACCTTCCCCTTCAATGTAATCTGGCAAAGTTTCATGTACTTCTCCTTAGCAGCTACAACCTTCACAATGCTTCTTGCGGGCGCTGCAATGATTTACGTTTCACGGCCCAAGGGCATAAAGAATCTGCTTTGGCTCCCTTTCATTTTTGCTTACTGGTGTTTACAAGGGTTCATAGCTTTGTACGCTGGATTGCTGATGCTGCTACGTCGCCCCAATAAATGGGTAAAGACCGAAAAAAGCGGTACAGTTGATGACTTAGCTTTCTCTCTTTCCATAGAGCAGGAACCACAACTATATGCCTAA
- a CDS encoding glycosyltransferase family 4 protein, which translates to MSKNHNVTVLCVNDNWKLKYDTNYAEFQKSYKDLFNRIKVVYITDLNIPPYLQDVSSLFFLLKLTKHKLNLKQFDLHLNYNGLFTSSLITSLLRVPTVYDVADDLPNMSYTSKQIPQILRGLSYIISKHIFKRNMKNASKITLTTKQISEMYGVPNNKISVIPNGVDYDLFTKAKSFFREKNDLGDSFIVGFVGVLREWLNFEPFLNALAELVPECNMKAVIVGDGPCAAELKQSVSSKSLDSYVQFTGTINYDDIPDIINSFDVGIIPFRFDAVSQNSLPLKLFEYMACEVPVISTPLRSVTALFGQNVFYASSTADYKRLLKRLYFNRQLTKNAGKNGRLVTLHDYSWSNIILRFEKLLVEC; encoded by the coding sequence CTGTCAAAAAACCACAACGTAACCGTGTTATGCGTGAATGATAACTGGAAACTAAAATATGATACAAACTATGCTGAATTCCAAAAAAGCTACAAAGACCTATTCAACAGAATCAAAGTTGTATATATCACCGACCTAAACATACCCCCATATCTTCAAGATGTATCGTCCTTGTTTTTCCTTCTTAAATTGACAAAACACAAACTCAATCTAAAACAATTTGATTTACACTTGAACTATAACGGACTCTTTACCTCTTCCCTAATTACCAGCCTCTTGCGAGTCCCCACTGTCTATGACGTAGCAGACGACCTGCCTAACATGAGCTATACTTCTAAACAAATCCCACAGATACTTAGAGGATTATCCTATATTATTTCAAAACACATATTCAAGAGAAACATGAAAAACGCCTCTAAAATTACACTAACCACAAAACAGATTTCAGAAATGTATGGTGTACCAAACAACAAAATTAGCGTTATCCCCAATGGCGTAGATTATGATCTTTTTACTAAGGCAAAAAGCTTTTTTAGAGAAAAAAATGATTTAGGTGATTCTTTTATCGTGGGGTTTGTTGGTGTTTTGCGTGAATGGTTAAATTTCGAACCATTTTTGAATGCTTTGGCTGAATTAGTTCCTGAATGCAATATGAAAGCGGTAATTGTCGGAGATGGACCATGTGCCGCAGAACTAAAACAAAGCGTATCCTCAAAATCGTTGGATTCATATGTCCAATTTACGGGTACAATAAACTATGATGATATTCCAGATATAATAAACAGCTTTGATGTTGGTATAATTCCCTTCAGGTTTGATGCCGTCTCTCAGAACTCTTTACCTCTCAAACTCTTCGAATATATGGCGTGTGAAGTGCCAGTTATATCAACCCCGCTAAGAAGCGTAACTGCTCTATTTGGGCAAAACGTTTTTTATGCCTCCTCAACTGCGGATTACAAACGGCTTTTGAAGCGTCTGTACTTCAATCGGCAACTGACTAAAAATGCGGGAAAAAACGGCAGATTGGTAACCCTGCATGATTACTCTTGGTCAAATATCATACTAAGATTTGAAAAACTACTGGTAGAATGCTAA
- a CDS encoding MBL fold metallo-hydrolase, which yields MFFKQLQQHGDNFSYIIADSNTQEAAVVDSSFNAGKILRVLKEEGFALKYIISTHDHSDHTAGNPELQSALGGQTVAHTLSKTPTDLSVKDNDTLHVGKTKIQIIHTPGHTPDGICLLINGKKLLTGDTLFVGECGRTDLPGGNSKDLYNSLFNKLLKLNDNIQIYPGHDYGATPHSTIAEQRQTNYILKPRTLQQFIKFMKQP from the coding sequence ATGTTCTTTAAGCAGCTTCAGCAGCATGGTGATAATTTCTCTTACATAATTGCAGATTCTAACACGCAAGAAGCCGCTGTTGTAGATTCAAGTTTTAACGCGGGCAAGATTTTGCGGGTTCTAAAAGAAGAAGGCTTTGCGCTCAAGTATATCATCAGCACTCACGACCACTCCGACCACACTGCAGGCAACCCCGAACTACAGTCAGCTCTGGGCGGACAAACCGTAGCCCACACGCTCTCAAAAACCCCAACCGACCTATCCGTCAAAGACAACGACACCTTACACGTGGGCAAAACAAAAATCCAAATCATCCACACCCCCGGACACACCCCCGACGGCATATGCCTACTCATAAACGGCAAAAAACTACTCACAGGCGACACCTTGTTTGTGGGGGAATGCGGCAGAACCGACCTACCCGGCGGAAACAGCAAAGACCTCTACAACAGCCTCTTCAACAAACTACTCAAACTAAACGACAACATCCAAATCTACCCCGGACACGACTACGGCGCCACACCCCACTCCACCATAGCAGAACAACGCCAAACCAACTACATCCTAAAACCCCGCACCCTCCAACAATTCATAAAATTCATGAAACAACCCTAA
- a CDS encoding transcription elongation factor Spt5, with protein sequence MEKKEEQFQTKIFAIKTTTGQEKNVARLLSSKIEMEKIPIKSILVPEALKGYVFMEADGPHLIEEAIAGVRHVRSRIPGLVSFNEIERYIIRKPIIEDLGEDDVVDITGGPFKGMRAKITRIDKSKGEVTLELLEATFTLPITVHSDYVKLVEKAKSD encoded by the coding sequence ATGGAGAAAAAAGAAGAACAATTCCAAACTAAAATTTTCGCCATTAAAACAACCACAGGTCAAGAAAAAAACGTAGCCAGATTACTCTCATCCAAGATAGAGATGGAAAAAATCCCCATAAAATCTATACTGGTTCCCGAAGCCCTAAAAGGATACGTCTTCATGGAAGCCGACGGTCCACACCTCATCGAAGAAGCCATCGCAGGCGTGCGCCACGTACGCTCCCGAATCCCCGGGTTGGTGAGCTTCAACGAAATTGAACGCTACATCATCCGCAAACCCATCATCGAAGACCTCGGAGAAGACGACGTCGTCGACATCACCGGCGGTCCATTCAAGGGCATGCGCGCCAAAATCACCCGCATAGACAAATCCAAAGGCGAAGTAACCCTCGAACTCCTCGAGGCAACATTTACTTTGCCCATCACAGTTCACTCCGATTACGTGAAACTAGTAGAAAAAGCAAAAAGTGACTAA
- a CDS encoding 50S ribosomal protein L10, whose protein sequence is MPSQLLLEQKNSEVQAIKELFQGYKSIGIVSLKKVRATQLQEFKKSLSGQVYMRVMKNTLMRRALSDVENEELKKIEPYLTGSNVLLFTNLNPFKLALLLEKGKVKTIAKSGDIAAFDVVVPAGNTGQPPGPIISQLNGAGLPTRIESGSVWVSKDTLVLHKGDVVNERLASVLSKLGIKSVEAGLAMRAVYDEGLMVLEDQLSIDVDAIKQSLQLSQSDAFALALGISYPTAETITPLLQIAHQKAMSLSVGAAIPTKETIGDLIRKANSEMQSLNSAVEKAKPPA, encoded by the coding sequence ATGCCATCTCAACTATTGTTGGAACAAAAAAACAGCGAAGTACAAGCCATTAAGGAGCTGTTTCAAGGTTACAAATCCATCGGGATTGTGAGTCTAAAGAAAGTTCGCGCTACGCAACTTCAAGAATTCAAAAAATCCCTATCTGGCCAAGTGTACATGCGTGTCATGAAGAACACGTTGATGCGCCGTGCTCTTAGCGACGTAGAAAACGAAGAACTAAAGAAAATCGAGCCCTACCTAACAGGCTCTAACGTACTGCTTTTCACCAACCTAAACCCCTTCAAACTAGCACTACTGCTTGAAAAAGGCAAAGTCAAAACCATCGCGAAATCAGGCGACATAGCAGCTTTCGACGTAGTCGTCCCCGCTGGAAACACTGGACAACCCCCAGGCCCCATCATCAGCCAACTAAACGGCGCAGGCCTACCTACCCGCATTGAATCCGGCAGCGTCTGGGTAAGCAAAGACACCCTAGTCCTGCACAAAGGCGACGTAGTTAACGAACGCCTCGCAAGTGTCCTTTCCAAACTGGGCATAAAATCCGTCGAAGCCGGCCTTGCAATGCGCGCCGTATACGACGAAGGTCTCATGGTTCTAGAAGACCAACTAAGCATTGACGTTGACGCAATCAAACAAAGCCTACAACTAAGCCAAAGCGACGCATTCGCACTAGCTCTGGGCATATCCTACCCCACAGCCGAAACCATAACCCCACTGCTGCAAATCGCACACCAAAAAGCCATGTCCCTCTCCGTAGGAGCCGCAATCCCAACCAAAGAAACCATAGGCGACCTTATCCGCAAGGCAAACTCAGAAATGCAAAGCCTCAACAGCGCCGTCGAAAAAGCAAAACCCCCAGCATAA
- a CDS encoding D-aminoacyl-tRNA deacylase, with amino-acid sequence MSMPKSTSSTSSLLESSLKFIKCTVNDLTQKHETPHSNYKLAGKPYSQYTIRGQLMILLVHSVQDVAGVNIAAQLHQLCRFEKTRQTYSENPIYHATMNKTAVTHVALSQESVCAQDLPEHFPDAELIVFMSRHSSQSQTPTLTVHVPGNFAQADFGGLPHTVSVAPAVDMQNALQALNQLHTQTPLGFKVSYEVTHHGPSLNMPALFIELGSSPAQWSNQAAANIVAKATLQTIQKHNSNRSQTAVLGIGGTHYNQKFTALSLSGEAVFGHMIPKYAIAHVDAELLRHCIERTVERVGSVVLDWKGIKGVDKPDLVVALEEVGLPTEKI; translated from the coding sequence ATGTCTATGCCCAAATCCACCAGTTCAACAAGCTCCCTGCTCGAAAGCTCCCTAAAGTTCATCAAATGCACGGTAAATGACCTCACACAAAAACATGAAACCCCACACAGCAATTATAAGCTTGCGGGGAAACCTTATTCCCAATACACCATACGAGGACAGTTAATGATTCTTCTTGTTCACTCAGTTCAGGACGTTGCAGGCGTAAACATAGCCGCCCAACTACACCAACTCTGCCGTTTCGAGAAGACCCGCCAAACCTACAGCGAGAACCCCATCTACCACGCCACCATGAACAAAACCGCTGTTACGCATGTTGCTTTGTCGCAGGAATCGGTTTGCGCCCAAGACCTTCCCGAGCATTTCCCCGACGCCGAGCTTATCGTGTTTATGTCGCGCCACAGCAGCCAAAGCCAAACCCCAACCTTAACCGTGCATGTGCCTGGAAACTTTGCACAAGCAGACTTTGGAGGCTTACCCCACACTGTATCCGTTGCCCCCGCCGTGGATATGCAAAACGCGTTGCAAGCCCTAAACCAACTGCACACTCAAACTCCCTTGGGCTTCAAAGTTTCCTATGAAGTCACCCACCACGGACCATCCCTAAACATGCCCGCACTCTTCATTGAACTAGGCAGTTCGCCCGCGCAGTGGAGCAACCAAGCCGCCGCAAACATCGTCGCAAAAGCCACGCTGCAAACCATCCAAAAGCACAACAGCAACAGGTCGCAAACGGCTGTTCTTGGTATCGGGGGAACCCACTACAACCAGAAATTCACCGCCCTTTCCTTGAGCGGCGAAGCGGTTTTTGGGCACATGATTCCCAAGTACGCCATCGCCCATGTGGACGCTGAGCTTTTGCGGCATTGTATAGAGCGTACGGTTGAGCGGGTGGGGTCGGTGGTTTTGGATTGGAAGGGCATAAAGGGTGTGGATAAGCCTGATTTGGTTGTTGCGTTGGAGGAAGTTGGGTTGCCAACTGAGAAGATTTAG